The sequence below is a genomic window from Thermoplasma sp. Kam2015.
GAAGGCCAGCCATAAGGAAGATACGCGTTGCTAAGCGGTACAGGAATCCGGATATTGACAGAAGGATACGGTATGAGAGGATGCGCAATGAATTTACGTTGCTGAGAAAGCTGAAGGAGGCCGGGGTGAAGGTTCCGCTCGTATACGATTTTGATCCATTTGGAATGTCCATGACGATGCAGAGGATTGAAGGATCCAAGATGTCAGATCGACTAATCACGGGAGACGTCAGCTTCATGCAAGATCTTGGGATAACTATAGGCAGGATGCATTCAGCCCTACTTGCACATGGAGACTTGACCGTAAACAATATACTGATCGGCGATGGCGTATACCTCATCGATCCAAGCATGGGAAAGGTCGACGCGGAGATTGAGGATATGGCCGTTGACCTCTACACGCTGGAGGATTCCATCAAGGGCCTTGGGTTGGATTCCGCTGAAGTGCTTGATCCAGCGATGAAGGCATACAAATCAAGTTTCAGGGATGCATTAAAGGTCATTGAAAATGTAAGTGCCATAAGGAGGAGGCATAGATATGTATAAATTTGTGACGAGCAACAGGCACAAGTTCGAGGAGGCCAGGGATCTGGCATCCCGCCATGGTATCGATATAGAATGGATCCAGATGAAGTATGAAGAGATCCAGGATGACAGCACTGAAAGAATCTCATACGACAGCTGCAAGAAGCTTTCCGGAAAGGTGGATCCACCATACTTCATAGATGATTCTGGTCTCTTCATAGAATATCTGAAGGGATTCCCCGGGCCATACTCAAGCTACGTTTCTTCTACCATCGGAAACGAGGGCATATTGAAGCTCCTTGAGGGCGTAACAAATAGGTCAGCCTATTTTCTCACTGTGGTCTCCCTTAACGAAGGGCACAGCATCATGCAGTTCACAGGCAAGGTTATGGGAAAGATATCGACGTCCATAATGGGATCCAATGGATTTGGATATGATCCCATATTCATACCAGATGGATCAGACAGGACATTTGCCGAGATGGATACAAGCAGTAAAAATGCTATATCGCACAGGAGCATAGCATTCAGAGGCCTATTTGAATATCTCAGAGCCAACAGAATATCGAATAAATAATAAATATAAAATTAGAATCATTATCACAATCATCAATGAATTTTACTTTATGATCTTATATTTATATTTTCTCATACGCTTAGCAAAAATATAGACTATCGGCGTCGAAAACCGTCAATAGTAATCCTAAATCTTTTATAATATAGAAAAAAACAAAAAACATATAAATAAATTCGCTATCTTCGAACAATGAGTGAATTTGATGTCATAGTTATAGGCGCTGGTCCGGCAGGATCCTCTGCTGCAATAAAGCTTGCGCAGGGTGGTATGAACGTACTTCTGGTGGAGAGGGGCGATCCTCCAGGAACAAAGAACGTATCTGGCGCTGTCCTCTGGGGCGATGAACTTTCGAGGGTCGTACCAGACTGGGAAAGAAGTGCTCCCATTGAGCGTTTTGTCACGAGAAAGGAGGTCGCATTCCTCACAGAGCGGTCGAAGATTGCTATAAGCTACAGTTCTCAGGATCTGATGGAGAAGAAGTCAGGAAAGATCATTGTCAGGGGAAAGTTCGATCAGTGGCTGGCCAGGAAGGCAAAGGATGCTGGGGCTATGCTCGTTACTGGCATAACGGTGGACAAGCTCGTTATGGATGATGGAAAGGTTATCGGCGTGATGCAGGACGGAGATGTGGTCACATCTGATGCCGTGATAGTGGCTGAGGGTGCCAATCCAAGAGTACTCATCAATTCCGGCCTGAGGCCCAAGCTCTCAGATCATGACGTTGCTCTGGGCATAAAGGAAACTATCAAGCTGCCGGAAAACGTCATAAATGAAAGATTCAATGTTGATTCAAAGGGCGGTTACGCTTCAGAATTTGTGCTTGGGTTCCTTGAAGACGGCCTGCTTTCTGGTGGTTTCCTGTATACAAATAAAGATACGGTATCCCTGGGTATAGTAGCATCTCTGGACAGGCTGAGGGCAAATGGTATGACGCATTCATACGATATTATGGGTAAGTTTGAGGAACATCCATTCATAAAGAACCTGATAAAGGACGGCATACCTGACGAATATGCCGCGCATCTCGTTCCTGAAGGCGGCCTCGCCAGCATGCCAGAACTCTACGGCAACGGCTATCTTGTGGCAGGAGACGCAGCCATGTTCACCTTCAGCAATGGTATGGTCCTTCAGGGCATAAACTATGCAATAACGTCTGGACTGCTTGCGGCGGAGACAATACTCGAAAACAAGACAAAGATAAACAAGGAGACGCTCTCCAGCTATGTCACCAAACTTCGGAACAGCTATGTTCTCAGCGATCTGTACACCTTCAACGGTATACAGAACGTCACATGGAGCGATTTCACGCAGAAGACCATGCCCAAGATACTCGACAGCGTGATGATGTCTATGTTTGATGAGCGCGGTATGCCGAAGAAACATCTGATGCAGGTTCTGACAGCAGCTGTGAAATCCAACGGCATGAGGTATACGGATCTGATATCGAGC
It includes:
- a CDS encoding XTP/dITP diphosphatase, with protein sequence MYKFVTSNRHKFEEARDLASRHGIDIEWIQMKYEEIQDDSTERISYDSCKKLSGKVDPPYFIDDSGLFIEYLKGFPGPYSSYVSSTIGNEGILKLLEGVTNRSAYFLTVVSLNEGHSIMQFTGKVMGKISTSIMGSNGFGYDPIFIPDGSDRTFAEMDTSSKNAISHRSIAFRGLFEYLRANRISNK
- a CDS encoding FAD-dependent oxidoreductase; translated protein: MSEFDVIVIGAGPAGSSAAIKLAQGGMNVLLVERGDPPGTKNVSGAVLWGDELSRVVPDWERSAPIERFVTRKEVAFLTERSKIAISYSSQDLMEKKSGKIIVRGKFDQWLARKAKDAGAMLVTGITVDKLVMDDGKVIGVMQDGDVVTSDAVIVAEGANPRVLINSGLRPKLSDHDVALGIKETIKLPENVINERFNVDSKGGYASEFVLGFLEDGLLSGGFLYTNKDTVSLGIVASLDRLRANGMTHSYDIMGKFEEHPFIKNLIKDGIPDEYAAHLVPEGGLASMPELYGNGYLVAGDAAMFTFSNGMVLQGINYAITSGLLAAETILENKTKINKETLSSYVTKLRNSYVLSDLYTFNGIQNVTWSDFTQKTMPKILDSVMMSMFDERGMPKKHLMQVLTAAVKSNGMRYTDLISSGYRMMRKM